The Paenibacillus sp. MBLB1832 genome has a window encoding:
- a CDS encoding DUF1885 family protein has translation MAQSAYIKFVTGSTVASLTLDELKEKLLHYRDQLSLTAKQLGWEYDEAGFPYTIETKPEGEGKWFYLKGINPLYKYIVVGVGSEQDQEQERPFVQFVLPEDATHGDKSKGNEFCKYLGKLLKAELHLFNGRIMYFNPRK, from the coding sequence ATGGCTCAAAGCGCTTATATTAAATTCGTAACAGGCTCTACGGTTGCCTCACTTACCTTGGATGAATTGAAGGAGAAGTTGTTGCATTACCGCGATCAACTTAGCTTGACAGCCAAGCAGCTTGGCTGGGAGTATGATGAAGCTGGGTTCCCTTATACGATTGAGACGAAACCCGAAGGCGAAGGCAAATGGTTTTACCTGAAAGGCATCAATCCACTGTACAAATATATCGTGGTGGGTGTCGGTTCGGAGCAAGATCAAGAACAGGAACGTCCCTTCGTGCAATTCGTCTTACCTGAAGACGCTACCCATGGCGACAAGAGTAAGGGCAATGAATTTTGTAAATACCTCGGCAAACTTCTGAAAGCTGAACTTCATTTATTCAATGGACGAATCATGTATTTCAACCCAAGAAAATGA
- a CDS encoding aminotransferase class I/II-fold pyridoxal phosphate-dependent enzyme, which yields MDHTRTPLFSALLRHAERNPIQFHIPGHKKGVGMDPEFRAFIGDNALSIDLINIAPLDDLHQPMGVIEEAQKLAADAFGADHTFFSVQGTSGAIMTMIMTVCSEGDKIIVPRNVHKSVLAAIIFVGAKPVFIQPARDKNLGIDHGIPTRSVRRALEKHPDAKAVLVINPTYYGVCTNLKEIVDLVHSFNIPVLVDEAHGVLIHFHDKLPMSAMEAGADMAATSVHKLGGSMTQSSVLNVKGNRVNPKRIQTIISMLTTTSTSYILLGSLDTSRRHLALNGRDMAERTIELAHYARKQINEIPNLYCFGEEILGEEATYAYDPTKICVHVRKLGVTGFEVENWLRDHYNIEVEMSDMYNILCLFTPGDTQENVDILLTALRELSHINDDVVEVKEVVIKVPAIPQLTLTPRDAFYGETETLPFKDSADRIIAEFIYVYPPGIPILLPGEVITQELIDYIVEHVEVGLPVKGPEDRSVQQVKVIVETQAIF from the coding sequence GTGGATCATACCCGTACACCCCTGTTCTCTGCACTGCTTCGGCATGCTGAAAGAAATCCAATTCAGTTTCATATTCCTGGCCATAAAAAAGGAGTCGGCATGGACCCGGAGTTTCGCGCTTTCATTGGCGACAACGCCCTTTCCATCGATCTTATCAATATAGCACCTCTGGACGACCTCCATCAGCCGATGGGCGTCATTGAAGAAGCACAGAAGCTCGCTGCCGATGCTTTTGGCGCAGATCATACCTTCTTCTCCGTACAGGGCACAAGCGGCGCGATTATGACAATGATTATGACGGTCTGCTCGGAAGGCGATAAAATCATCGTGCCACGGAACGTACATAAATCTGTTCTTGCTGCTATTATTTTCGTAGGCGCTAAGCCTGTCTTCATTCAGCCTGCACGTGATAAAAATCTAGGGATAGATCACGGCATCCCGACACGATCCGTGCGAAGAGCGCTCGAGAAACACCCTGATGCCAAAGCTGTACTCGTGATCAACCCGACTTATTACGGCGTTTGCACGAACTTGAAGGAAATCGTCGACCTCGTACATAGTTTTAACATTCCTGTGCTTGTGGATGAAGCGCATGGCGTCTTGATTCACTTCCACGATAAGCTGCCGATGTCTGCCATGGAAGCTGGCGCGGATATGGCTGCGACTAGCGTACATAAGCTAGGCGGCTCCATGACGCAAAGCTCAGTGTTGAATGTCAAAGGAAACCGTGTGAATCCGAAGCGTATTCAGACGATTATTTCGATGCTGACGACAACGTCAACTTCTTACATCCTACTAGGATCCTTAGATACTTCACGCCGACACTTGGCGTTAAACGGTCGAGACATGGCGGAACGCACGATTGAGCTTGCGCATTACGCACGGAAACAAATTAACGAAATTCCGAATCTGTATTGCTTTGGCGAAGAAATTCTTGGCGAAGAAGCAACGTACGCCTATGATCCTACTAAAATTTGCGTACACGTTCGTAAATTAGGTGTAACTGGCTTTGAGGTCGAGAATTGGCTGCGTGACCATTACAATATTGAAGTCGAAATGAGTGATATGTATAACATCCTCTGCCTCTTCACCCCAGGTGATACGCAAGAGAATGTGGATATTCTACTGACGGCGTTGCGAGAGTTGTCACATATCAATGATGATGTCGTTGAGGTGAAAGAAGTCGTGATCAAGGTACCTGCGATCCCGCAGTTGACGTTAACGCCGCGCGATGCGTTCTATGGCGAAACGGAAACGTTGCCGTTTAAAGATTCCGCAGACCGCATTATCGCTGAATTCATTTACGTTTATCCACCGGGAATCCCGATTCTGCTTCCTGGCGAAGTCATTACTCAAGAGCTCATTGACTACATTGTGGAGCATGTCGAAGTCGGTCTGCCTGTGAAAGGGCCTGAAGATCGCAGCGTCCAACAAGTCAAAGTGATCGTGGAAACACAAGCGATCTTCTAG
- a CDS encoding MFS transporter, giving the protein MISNLKWRENRLFSPFVIELLIIMFVVEFVKGALLITILPVYMKTALGASTFIIGWTLAAQYIGDNVLRTPVGWIIDKLGYRVTMLTGVLLTFISVVLMAITSGYGWMILACALLGFGTAPLWPCVITGTTEVAGDEGKATIMSVVYMAWLSGVGLGPVAINFFIGDNRYGLAFKLLIGCMTVVVLVALLLPRKAVSKEQKSAGTPIATKDTMGRQNYSKIHRISAYLSEVRRSMSVSPLLFPAMFAQTFALGILTPILTLYARDVLKLTSFQYSMFLVAGGAVTVLFLVPMGKMVDRMGIRPFLLIGFSLSAAALLLFSYVHTMGLLYVIVATLGVGYAFIIPSWNALIASAIPPEKRGAVWGFFLTIEGLGMIIGPIVSGKMWDVYGFHAPFLLSGFVLVGLLVLQMFISIPKKGMVR; this is encoded by the coding sequence ATGATTAGCAACCTAAAATGGCGTGAAAATCGGCTATTTTCGCCCTTTGTGATCGAATTGTTAATAATTATGTTTGTTGTTGAATTTGTGAAAGGTGCACTGCTCATCACCATATTGCCGGTGTATATGAAAACCGCGCTCGGCGCTTCCACATTTATTATCGGATGGACGTTGGCCGCGCAATATATTGGTGATAATGTCCTGCGTACTCCCGTTGGCTGGATTATTGATAAATTAGGGTATCGGGTGACCATGCTGACGGGTGTTTTGCTAACGTTCATCTCGGTCGTTCTGATGGCGATTACATCGGGGTATGGCTGGATGATCTTGGCATGTGCATTGCTCGGATTCGGGACGGCGCCGCTATGGCCGTGTGTTATTACAGGGACGACGGAGGTAGCAGGGGACGAGGGCAAAGCGACGATCATGAGCGTGGTATACATGGCTTGGCTGTCAGGCGTTGGGCTCGGCCCTGTTGCGATTAATTTCTTTATCGGAGATAATCGGTATGGCTTAGCTTTTAAGCTGCTAATTGGCTGCATGACGGTTGTTGTCCTCGTTGCTCTGCTGCTTCCTCGCAAAGCGGTATCAAAGGAGCAGAAGAGTGCAGGGACTCCGATAGCGACAAAGGATACAATGGGGAGACAAAACTATTCTAAGATTCACCGTATTTCCGCTTATCTCAGTGAAGTTCGCAGATCGATGTCGGTGAGCCCTTTATTGTTTCCTGCCATGTTTGCTCAAACGTTCGCCCTAGGGATTTTAACGCCGATTCTGACGCTTTACGCAAGAGATGTGTTGAAGCTGACATCGTTTCAGTACAGTATGTTTCTAGTCGCAGGAGGCGCCGTGACGGTACTCTTTCTAGTTCCTATGGGCAAAATGGTCGATCGAATGGGCATACGCCCCTTTCTGCTGATCGGCTTCTCACTGAGCGCTGCAGCGCTGCTGTTGTTTAGTTATGTACACACAATGGGACTCTTGTATGTCATTGTTGCGACGCTTGGCGTGGGATATGCCTTCATTATCCCGTCCTGGAATGCGCTGATTGCATCAGCTATTCCTCCTGAGAAGAGAGGGGCTGTCTGGGGGTTCTTTTTGACAATTGAAGGGCTTGGCATGATTATAGGTCCTATTGTTTCGGGCAAAATGTGGGATGTATACGGGTTTCACGCGCCATTCTTGTTGAGCGGATTCGTCCTTGTCGGACTCCTTGTTCTTCAAATGTTCATTTCCATCCCCAAAAAAGGTATGGTACGATAA
- a CDS encoding MFS transporter produces MNKQIGIIMLLLMTIFIGFGIIIPVLPEVVKDAGAQYHNALLLSVYSAASFLMSPIWGGLSDRIGRRPIILVGLLGFSVSFLIFGFANDQLWVMYVSRILGGLFSGAATACAVAYVADITTAENRTKGMGMVGMSIGLGFIFGPALGGIVSKWGTYTPFFVASALAFASFLFAAAILKESLTVDKRRSQKEKAPSRWTAFAGASKYLYVLSFFVSFTLAGLEATLQYYQMDKIGATPFDIGMMFLASGIVGALIQGGVVRRLVKQGAEQQVIGVGLLLSAAGFFLLLYSSSVVTAAIYLSVFGAGNALIRPCVTSLITQRTKVGQGVATGLSSSMDSLGRIAGPLLGGAVFAIAHSLPFIIGGVLCLAAILLLQRFMLVDRQTAAQRAVS; encoded by the coding sequence ATGAATAAACAGATTGGAATCATCATGTTGTTGCTGATGACGATCTTTATCGGCTTCGGAATTATTATTCCTGTACTGCCTGAAGTAGTGAAAGACGCAGGTGCTCAATATCACAATGCGCTGCTACTATCGGTGTATTCGGCAGCTTCCTTCCTGATGTCCCCGATTTGGGGAGGCTTATCCGATCGTATTGGTCGAAGACCGATCATTTTAGTGGGATTACTCGGGTTCAGCGTTAGCTTCTTGATTTTCGGCTTTGCGAACGATCAGTTATGGGTAATGTATGTATCCCGTATCCTTGGCGGACTCTTCTCAGGCGCAGCTACAGCTTGCGCGGTTGCCTATGTTGCAGATATTACAACTGCAGAGAATCGTACCAAAGGCATGGGTATGGTTGGCATGTCGATTGGGTTAGGTTTCATTTTTGGACCTGCACTTGGCGGCATTGTTAGCAAATGGGGGACGTACACGCCATTCTTTGTGGCTTCAGCGCTAGCTTTTGCTTCCTTCTTATTTGCAGCAGCGATTCTGAAGGAATCTTTGACAGTGGACAAGCGCAGATCGCAGAAGGAGAAGGCGCCCTCACGTTGGACCGCTTTCGCTGGAGCGTCGAAATACTTGTATGTGTTGTCGTTCTTCGTTTCCTTCACATTGGCGGGACTTGAAGCGACACTTCAGTACTATCAAATGGATAAAATCGGTGCAACGCCATTTGATATCGGCATGATGTTCCTGGCGAGCGGCATTGTCGGCGCGCTCATCCAAGGCGGCGTTGTCCGCCGCCTTGTGAAGCAAGGTGCCGAGCAGCAGGTGATCGGCGTAGGGCTCTTGCTCTCCGCAGCAGGGTTCTTCCTGCTGCTCTACTCGAGCAGCGTCGTAACCGCTGCAATTTATTTGTCCGTATTCGGCGCAGGGAACGCGCTGATACGGCCTTGTGTGACGTCGCTGATTACACAGCGTACGAAGGTTGGCCAAGGCGTCGCGACGGGGCTCAGCTCCTCCATGGACAGCCTGGGCCGCATAGCAGGCCCGCTGCTCGGTGGAGCGGTGTTCGCGATCGCCCACTCGCTGCCGTTCATCATCGGCGGCGTGCTCTGCCTCGCTGCGATTCTGCTGCTGCAGCGCTTCATGTTGGTTGATCGTCAAACTGCCGCTCAGAGAGCCGTTTCCTAA
- a CDS encoding TetR/AcrR family transcriptional regulator — translation MTDKQIKIVQAAVEIFSEKGFAGSSTSEIAQKAGVAEGTIFRHYKTKKELLLSIVAPMMTKLIAPFAVKDFTKVLEADYPDVEQFLRAITVNRLEFARKHFPVIKIFMHEIPFHPDLREQFKETVASLVLEKAYKAIRHFQARGQLIELPAPTTMRLITSTIFGFLIARFLLLPDREWNETEEIDRTINFILYGLAPRS, via the coding sequence ATGACGGATAAGCAGATAAAAATTGTGCAAGCGGCGGTCGAAATTTTCTCGGAAAAAGGATTCGCTGGCTCCTCCACGAGTGAAATCGCGCAAAAAGCGGGTGTTGCAGAGGGAACGATTTTCCGCCATTATAAAACGAAAAAAGAGTTGCTCCTCTCGATCGTCGCTCCTATGATGACGAAGCTCATTGCGCCATTCGCCGTTAAGGATTTTACGAAAGTGTTGGAAGCGGACTATCCCGATGTGGAACAATTTCTGCGTGCGATTACCGTAAATCGCTTAGAATTTGCCCGTAAGCACTTTCCTGTGATCAAAATTTTCATGCACGAAATCCCATTTCATCCTGATCTGCGTGAGCAATTCAAAGAAACCGTTGCTTCGCTCGTCTTAGAGAAGGCATATAAAGCCATTCGGCATTTCCAAGCTCGCGGGCAGCTCATTGAGCTCCCCGCGCCGACAACGATGCGGCTGATCACGTCTACGATCTTCGGCTTCCTCATCGCTCGCTTCCTGTTGCTGCCTGATCGGGAGTGGAATGAAACCGAAGAAATTGATCGTACGATCAACTTCATCCTCTACGGTCTTGCACCGCGATCATAA
- a CDS encoding ABC transporter permease, translating into MRIRAIVVRILRQFFHDKRTLMMMLVAPMLILFMMSLVFNGSTYVPKLGAVDVPAPLIQKLQESGAEVTSYTLDEAQKELEHVKLDGVLRMNGASPQLTLEGSDPSKNKAVLFLFQKAMQSAAPATAASIMPTIAYLHGSANMAAFDNFGPVLIGFFVFFFVFLLSGVSFLRERTGGTLERLLATPLRRWEIVVGYILGFGIFTALQATLIAWFATSILGLMMIGSFWYVLLITLLLALAALSLGTLISAFANNEFQMIQFIPLIIVPQVFFSGLFSLDTMSDYLRWIGHLMPLYYGADALRNIMIRGAGWDRIWLDVIVLTSFTLVFMILNIVALKKHRKI; encoded by the coding sequence ATGAGAATTCGCGCCATTGTCGTTCGTATTCTTCGCCAATTTTTCCACGATAAACGCACATTGATGATGATGTTAGTTGCACCTATGCTCATTCTGTTTATGATGTCATTGGTGTTTAATGGCAGTACCTATGTGCCGAAACTCGGAGCTGTCGATGTGCCTGCACCTCTCATTCAGAAACTGCAAGAGAGCGGTGCTGAGGTGACGAGCTATACACTAGATGAAGCGCAGAAGGAGCTGGAACATGTCAAGCTGGACGGCGTACTCCGTATGAATGGAGCTTCCCCTCAGTTAACACTGGAAGGCAGTGATCCTAGCAAGAACAAGGCTGTACTGTTCCTTTTCCAGAAAGCGATGCAGAGCGCGGCTCCTGCTACAGCGGCATCGATCATGCCAACGATCGCGTATTTGCATGGTAGTGCAAATATGGCCGCTTTTGATAATTTCGGACCTGTGTTGATTGGGTTCTTCGTCTTCTTTTTCGTCTTTCTGCTCTCTGGCGTTTCCTTCCTTCGCGAACGAACAGGCGGAACGTTGGAACGATTGCTCGCGACACCGCTTCGCAGATGGGAAATCGTTGTTGGTTATATTCTTGGATTCGGTATTTTCACCGCGCTGCAGGCTACATTGATTGCGTGGTTCGCAACATCCATCCTTGGCCTTATGATGATCGGCTCTTTCTGGTATGTGCTTCTCATAACGCTACTCCTTGCACTTGCCGCCTTGTCATTAGGGACACTAATTTCAGCTTTCGCCAATAATGAATTCCAGATGATTCAGTTCATCCCGCTCATTATCGTGCCGCAAGTCTTTTTCTCTGGCTTATTCAGCTTGGATACCATGTCTGACTATCTCCGCTGGATCGGGCATCTCATGCCGCTGTACTACGGCGCCGATGCACTGCGCAATATTATGATTCGCGGGGCAGGCTGGGATCGCATTTGGCTGGATGTCATCGTGCTGACTTCCTTTACGCTCGTGTTCATGATCTTGAATATAGTGGCATTGAAGAAGCACCGTAAGATATAA
- a CDS encoding ABC transporter ATP-binding protein: MSMQASIEVHGVHKQFGDKVVLKNITLTVPRAQIFGLLGPSGSGKTTLVRMISGIDATTSGHVCVLGQTMPQLAMFSQIGYMAQSDALYAELTAQENLSFFATLYGLSGAKAKQRISDVMELVDLSAHLKKQVSNYSGGMKRRLSLAISLLHEPRILILDEPTVGIDPLLRKSIWTELMNLSRSGTTILLTTHVMDEADKCDQLGLIREGSLIAVGTPDELKQATSTSTIEEAFLVYGGARA, encoded by the coding sequence ATGTCCATGCAAGCATCAATTGAAGTCCATGGTGTCCATAAGCAATTCGGTGACAAAGTGGTTTTGAAAAACATTACGTTAACTGTGCCCCGCGCACAAATTTTTGGACTTCTGGGACCTTCCGGCTCAGGAAAAACGACGCTCGTCCGTATGATTTCAGGCATTGATGCAACCACCTCTGGCCACGTCTGCGTACTAGGTCAAACGATGCCGCAATTAGCCATGTTCTCTCAAATTGGCTACATGGCGCAATCCGATGCGCTATATGCGGAGTTAACAGCACAAGAGAACTTGTCCTTCTTTGCTACTCTGTACGGGCTTAGTGGGGCAAAAGCGAAACAACGAATTAGCGACGTGATGGAACTAGTCGATCTCAGCGCCCATTTGAAGAAACAAGTCAGCAACTATTCTGGCGGAATGAAACGGCGCTTGTCGCTTGCGATTTCCTTACTCCATGAGCCGAGAATCCTTATTCTAGATGAACCGACAGTAGGCATCGATCCCCTCCTCCGCAAATCAATCTGGACGGAGTTAATGAATCTAAGTCGTAGTGGGACTACGATATTATTAACAACACATGTGATGGATGAGGCTGATAAATGTGATCAACTCGGCTTGATTCGCGAAGGAAGTCTGATCGCTGTCGGTACGCCTGACGAACTCAAACAGGCCACTTCCACTTCCACAATTGAAGAAGCATTCTTAGTCTATGGAGGTGCCCGAGCATGA
- a CDS encoding YktB family protein: MSFTGFTQHDFDTFHIEGLDRRMAAIRERIQPKFKTLGDTLAADLSVQSGTEMYLHIAKHLRRKINPPVDTWMAICPHKRGYKQVPHFQVGLFDDRVFIWLALIYELPNKSNIATTYMNHLDQIRAEVPADFLLSFDHMKKDATPVAELDVNGWNESLIRFRDVKKAELLIGRNISHTDPVLANGAKLELLIEETFQKLLPLYNLAVNTPSA, from the coding sequence ATGAGTTTTACAGGATTTACACAACATGATTTCGATACGTTCCATATTGAAGGATTAGACCGACGAATGGCCGCCATCCGCGAGCGCATTCAACCAAAATTTAAAACATTAGGCGACACCTTAGCTGCCGATCTGTCCGTGCAATCTGGCACTGAGATGTACTTACATATTGCCAAACATTTGAGACGCAAAATCAACCCGCCTGTTGACACCTGGATGGCCATTTGTCCGCATAAACGCGGTTATAAGCAAGTGCCTCACTTCCAGGTCGGCCTCTTCGATGACCGTGTCTTTATCTGGCTGGCACTCATCTACGAACTGCCGAATAAGAGCAACATCGCGACCACCTACATGAACCACCTTGACCAAATTCGCGCGGAGGTGCCCGCTGATTTCTTGCTTTCCTTTGATCATATGAAAAAGGATGCAACCCCCGTCGCAGAGCTTGACGTGAACGGCTGGAACGAATCGTTGATTCGTTTCCGTGATGTCAAGAAAGCGGAGCTGCTTATCGGCCGAAATATCAGCCATACCGATCCTGTTCTCGCTAATGGTGCTAAGCTGGAGCTGCTCATCGAAGAAACGTTTCAGAAGCTGCTTCCACTATACAACCTTGCCGTGAACACACCCTCCGCTTAA
- a CDS encoding stalk domain-containing protein has translation MKKMPKWSKVAIFGALMGTCFGAGVYAQDVLQRVDAYLRSDYKVVVNGQAIQLTNPPLIYNNSSYLPVKELAGYLGATVNWTESTKTIYVNARVNPNQPTEGNQTNYSEIVLQYPYAQFMDYRGATYPVLVNMADQTYYRLVDVQRMGIRTDGLRKAKEKYTEELYVSEAELRNVWGNEPPQMSYSNYEPLVVTGEKDPAKLKALKSFVDQFRYLKINDIVIMSNPIILDKLTEENTYSYLLTDNGHYYRTTIKLTPITNANSTLDYSVGSSSKVDIQSGK, from the coding sequence ATGAAAAAAATGCCGAAATGGTCAAAAGTGGCAATATTCGGGGCCTTAATGGGGACGTGCTTTGGCGCAGGGGTGTATGCGCAGGATGTGCTGCAGCGTGTCGATGCGTATCTCCGAAGTGATTATAAGGTTGTCGTGAATGGACAGGCAATTCAGCTAACGAATCCACCATTGATATATAATAATTCCAGCTATTTACCTGTGAAGGAATTGGCGGGTTACCTCGGCGCAACGGTCAATTGGACCGAAAGCACGAAAACGATATATGTGAATGCTCGTGTGAATCCGAATCAACCAACGGAAGGGAATCAAACGAACTACTCTGAAATCGTTTTACAGTACCCGTATGCGCAATTTATGGACTATCGCGGTGCCACGTATCCTGTTCTCGTCAATATGGCAGATCAGACGTATTATCGTTTAGTGGATGTTCAGCGGATGGGAATTCGTACGGATGGTCTGCGGAAAGCGAAGGAGAAGTATACGGAGGAGCTGTATGTCAGCGAGGCAGAATTAAGAAATGTGTGGGGAAACGAGCCCCCGCAAATGTCATATTCGAATTATGAGCCGCTCGTCGTAACCGGAGAGAAGGACCCTGCTAAATTGAAAGCATTGAAAAGCTTTGTGGATCAATTCCGGTATTTGAAAATAAATGATATCGTCATCATGTCCAATCCAATCATTCTAGATAAATTGACGGAAGAAAATACGTACAGCTACTTGTTGACTGATAACGGTCATTACTACCGAACAACGATCAAGTTAACGCCAATCACCAATGCCAATTCTACTCTGGATTATTCGGTAGGGAGTTCTTCGAAAGTCGATATTCAGTCTGGGAAATGA
- a CDS encoding DUF6953 family protein: protein MTANDVAEWMLQELKAAGILHQKEAVDYIIKHFGESFIYVNENGNQAISKEVKKIFKKLHGGRAAWERDGFFWGWH from the coding sequence ATGACAGCGAACGATGTCGCGGAATGGATGTTGCAGGAATTGAAAGCCGCAGGAATCCTGCATCAGAAAGAGGCCGTAGACTATATTATTAAACATTTCGGGGAATCCTTTATTTACGTGAATGAGAATGGCAATCAAGCCATTTCCAAGGAAGTAAAGAAAATTTTTAAGAAATTGCATGGTGGAAGAGCCGCGTGGGAACGCGACGGATTCTTCTGGGGCTGGCATTAA
- a CDS encoding LacI family DNA-binding transcriptional regulator, whose translation MKVSIFDVAKKSGLSVVTVSRVINQAVSLLLLSLWITLQMAMKRRSI comes from the coding sequence ATGAAAGTAAGTATATTTGATGTTGCGAAGAAGAGCGGACTCTCCGTTGTTACCGTCTCGCGAGTCATTAATCAAGCGGTGAGTCTGCTTCTTTTATCATTGTGGATAACTTTACAGATGGCTATGAAGCGACGAAGCATTTGA
- a CDS encoding type 1 periplasmic-binding domain-containing protein encodes MDNFTDGYEATKHLIELGHTEIAHIRGPEPFLRSKERELGYIHAMKDAGLHDVWIQASDFSIFLLDIHRFRLES; translated from the coding sequence GTGGATAACTTTACAGATGGCTATGAAGCGACGAAGCATTTGATTGAGCTTGGTCATACGGAGATCGCTCATATCCGGGGTCCAGAGCCATTCTTGCGTAGTAAAGAACGGGAACTTGGCTATATTCATGCAATGAAAGATGCGGGCTTGCACGATGTATGGATTCAAGCCAGCGACTTTAGCATTTTTCTGCTGGATATACATCGATTCCGATTGGAAAGTTGA
- a CDS encoding LacI family DNA-binding transcriptional regulator: MSVTIKDIAKLAGVSHTTVSRALNNSPLIQEETKERIRIIAEQLDYTPNYNAKSLVLDRSYNLGLFFTTLSKGTSAGFFYEAIRGVNSVIQDRYQLIVKGIDDYTSFHTITKKSFDGIIIVSQSDDDSAIIEHIVKKEIPLVVLNRPVDTEGVLNVLSDEEQGAFLAGAYLVEQGHSRIALIEGRKGFKSAQNRKEGFERAMAHYGITVPAMYRLPGMYDLESGRKAMQQFLSLDAKPTAVFCCNDEMALGAIKAVFEAGLQVPDDISVVGFDDTVFAAYVTPALTTVRRPIEQISTEGALRLLGNIENKFHETEQVLLRTELIIRESVKALHT; the protein is encoded by the coding sequence ATGAGTGTAACAATTAAAGATATTGCGAAGCTGGCAGGCGTGTCCCACACGACCGTCTCTAGAGCGCTGAACAACAGTCCACTCATTCAAGAGGAGACGAAGGAGCGCATTCGCATCATCGCCGAGCAGCTCGATTATACGCCGAATTACAATGCGAAAAGCCTGGTTCTCGATCGGTCGTATAACTTGGGTCTCTTCTTTACCACACTAAGCAAGGGAACGTCTGCCGGTTTCTTCTACGAGGCGATTCGTGGCGTCAATTCCGTCATTCAAGATCGTTATCAATTGATCGTTAAAGGGATTGATGATTATACCAGCTTCCATACCATTACGAAGAAAAGCTTCGACGGTATTATCATCGTTAGTCAAAGTGATGACGATTCAGCGATCATTGAGCATATTGTCAAGAAAGAGATACCGCTTGTTGTGCTTAACCGGCCTGTCGATACTGAAGGCGTACTCAATGTGCTTTCGGATGAAGAGCAAGGTGCTTTTCTCGCGGGTGCTTATCTCGTCGAACAAGGTCACTCCAGGATCGCATTGATTGAAGGACGCAAAGGGTTCAAGTCCGCACAGAATCGGAAAGAGGGCTTCGAACGAGCCATGGCGCACTACGGGATTACCGTCCCCGCGATGTATCGCTTGCCAGGGATGTATGATCTGGAAAGCGGCCGCAAGGCGATGCAGCAATTTCTGAGCTTGGACGCGAAACCGACGGCTGTATTTTGCTGTAATGATGAAATGGCGCTCGGTGCGATCAAAGCGGTATTTGAGGCGGGGCTGCAAGTACCAGACGATATTTCGGTAGTTGGCTTTGATGATACGGTTTTTGCAGCGTATGTTACGCCAGCGCTTACGACGGTCCGACGACCGATTGAACAAATTAGTACAGAAGGCGCTTTGCGTCTCCTAGGCAATATAGAGAACAAATTTCATGAAACCGAGCAGGTGCTTTTGCGAACGGAATTGATTATTCGTGAATCGGTCAAAGCCCTGCATACCTAA